From the genome of Corallococcus macrosporus DSM 14697:
TGGCGAACGCCGCCGGCCCACGCCGCGTCCACTGAGCCCGGCGCGCCGCCACGGCACACCCTGGGAAGGCCGCGCTGGCGCTGGCCTCCTGCCATGAGCTGTCGCACGATGCCGCCCGGACGCGCTCCGTGTCCGGAAGGACGGCTTCAGCATGGCCCGGTTGCTCGTCGAGGACGTCCACGTCCGGCTCGGCACGAATGACATCCTGAAGGGCATCACCGCCGACTTCCGGGACGGTGAGGTCGTGGCGCTGCTGGGCCGCTCCGGCAGCGGCAAGTCCACGCTGCTGCGCTCCGTCGCCGGCCTGGAGACGCCGGTGCGCGGGCGCATCCACATTGGCGAGCGCACGGTGTTCGACGCGGCGGCGAAGGTGAACCTGCCGCCGGAGCGGCGGGACCTGGGGCTGGTGTTCCAGTCCTACGCGCTGTGGCCGCACAAGACGGTGTTCGACAACGTGGCCTATGGCCTGCGGCTGCGAAGGCAGCCCCGCGAGCAGGTGGACCGGGCGGTGCGCGAGGTGCTCCAGGGCGTGGGCCTGGACGGCCACGGCGACCGCTTCCCCAGCCAGCTCTCCGGCGGGCAGCAGCAGCGCGTGGCGTTGGCGCGGGCGCTCGTCTATGGGCCGCCCCTGGTCCTCCTGGACGAGCCGCTGTCCAACCTGGACGCGAAGCTGCGGGAGGAGGCGCGGGTGTGGATTCGCGCGCTCATCAAGCGGCTGGGGCTCACCGCGCTCTTCGTCACCCATGACCAGGTGGAGGCCATGGCCATCGCGGACCGCATCATGCTGCTGGAGGGCGGGCGGATGGTGCAGGACGGGACGCCGGAGCAGCTCTACACGGAGCCGCGGAGCCTGTTCGCCGCGGACTTCATGGGCGTGAACAACACCTTGCCGGGACGCGTGGTGGAGCGGCGCGGCGGTGAGGCGCGGCTCCAGGTGGGAGGCCAGTCGCTGTGGGGCCAGCAGCGAGGGGAGGGCGCCGGCGGTGACACGGCCACCGGCGTCATCCGCGTGGAGGCGCTCCAGTTGGCCTCGGGGCCCGGTGAGAACCGGCTCCCGGCCGCGCTGGCGAGCTCCCTCTACGTGGGCGGGCGCTGGGAGCACCAGTTCCAGCTCGAAGGCCAGACGCTGCGAGCCACCACGCGCGAGCGGCTGTCTCCTGGCGCGTACATGCTCGCGTTCCCGAAAGAGCGCCTCTGGATTTTTCGAGGCGTGGGCTGACACGTCAGGAGTTGCGCCCGGTGCGTCAGCGGCGTGCGGCGGCACGGGCTCCGCCGTGGCGCGGATGTGGTTCCAGACGTTTGGGTTTTGAACGTCCCTGGCTTGCGGGATGCAGAGCGTGGGGCTGCGTTCCCGCGAGCTGCTCCTCGCGTGGCGCATCACCCAAGCCAGGAGTGGAATCACCATGAGCCAGTACGATGACTTGTTCTTCCGTGTGAGCACCAGCGACACAGGCGACCGGAACTTCGGGCACGAGTCGACAGACACCATCGCGTATCAGTCGCCCGACATCATCCCCTATGGCACCCGTCCCACGACCAATCCGGTGCAATTCTTTGCCGGCAACTATGGCTCGGATGTGGGGCAGAACCTGGTGGAGAGCGCCGACAACTACATCTACCTGCGCGCCAGGAACCTGGCCGGTGAGGCCCGGTCCGGGAGCGTGTCGCTGTATGCCGTGCCGGCGAACCTGCTCCTGTACCCCTACCTGTGGGCGGGCAACGAGCTGCAGACCAGCGACAAGAACGTCGACAACGGGGCCCTGAACGTCATCCAGGCCGGCAGCGGCCAGATTGCGGTGACGGACAACCCCTTCGTCTGGAGAGCCCCCACGCCTGACCACTACTGCCTGGTCTCCCGGGTCTCGAATGCGACGCACCCGAACCCCGTCCCCACCGCGGCCCTGGGGGACATGAATGCGCTGACGGAGTTCATCCTGGACAACCCAGGGTTCGGATGGCGGAACGTCACCATCGTCGATGCCAACAAGCCGGACTACACCACCAAGGGCATCGGCTTCGAGCAGGGGACCGAGGATGCGATGGTCACCTTCGACATCAAGTGCGTGAACGTCCCCGCGGGGGCGAGCGTCGCCTTCTCGGCCGGGACGCCGGGGCCCTCGCC
Proteins encoded in this window:
- a CDS encoding ABC transporter ATP-binding protein — its product is MARLLVEDVHVRLGTNDILKGITADFRDGEVVALLGRSGSGKSTLLRSVAGLETPVRGRIHIGERTVFDAAAKVNLPPERRDLGLVFQSYALWPHKTVFDNVAYGLRLRRQPREQVDRAVREVLQGVGLDGHGDRFPSQLSGGQQQRVALARALVYGPPLVLLDEPLSNLDAKLREEARVWIRALIKRLGLTALFVTHDQVEAMAIADRIMLLEGGRMVQDGTPEQLYTEPRSLFAADFMGVNNTLPGRVVERRGGEARLQVGGQSLWGQQRGEGAGGDTATGVIRVEALQLASGPGENRLPAALASSLYVGGRWEHQFQLEGQTLRATTRERLSPGAYMLAFPKERLWIFRGVG